The DNA window TCCGAGGGAGCTAGGTCTAAGGAATACGGTGGGTGTGGTAAAATGGTACAGCCGAACTTCATCATTTCAGCCTTGGTCTCGCAATGTTCGTCCGAGCGTTGTCGAGCTGGAAGTAGACTCCGTGCTGCTGCGGACGTGCATTTTCGAGATCTGCTTCCAAATTCTTCAGCTGCTCAATGTAGACGCCTGCAGTAGCTGTACATCCTTCGGCGAACAGCTCCCAGTATTCGACATATTGTGCGCTAGACCAGATGCAGAGCTTCATCTTCGATGGATCAGCAAACTTCGAGTGCCGCTTGTAGACTGTACTTCTAGCGGGGACATGCTCCTTGTATACTTCCTTCGGACGTCTATCGATATCCGCATGTTTTTCCTCAGATAGATGGAGAAAGAGTGTGACGTTGCGGAAGAGGAGTGATGACGGCTTGATATTGCGCAGTATGGTGGCAGGAGAGGAACTAGCTCGGTATAATTGTCAACCTATACTTTAATGAGCCTTCTATACTCTACCAAGCGGTAGGTGATGCGTCCATTTTCGTTAGGTCTTTGCTGAGTGATGATCTCTAGAAGTTCACTACCAaattgtccgagaactttcgactcaacctattAAAACGGAAAATGGACACTTGTTTACAGTGCGGGGGGGGAcacattttctttgcaaagaGAACACAGTAAGATCTACAccaatttcattatttcaattttaagaaattgttTAAATTTTAACAGATCACATAAATAGATTACAGCCGGGTGCTTAAGaaaactttctatttttttcgaacaatacCTAGACGTTGAACGTCCAAGTCTCTTCTTCCGAAAATTCTGCTCTCAGAAATTGTTATTATTCTGACTAAGTTGCTTCAAGTCAAAGTACGAGGACAGAATCAAGGTAAAGAAATAACCTCCAAACTGGTAGAACTCACCCCAGTCAGCTCTACAAAAAGCATCCTTGCTTGGAAGGACTGGACATCTGCACGATAATGCTGCGTGCAAgaacaaaagtaaaaaggtTGCAGCCACTTTCATCCTGAAGTCCGCATCTTTctcgttcttttgttttttgggaAATGACATAGAGAGAACTATTGCCTTTAAATTAATTCTATTCTGGGAACTGGATAAGCTTTCTAGAGGAACAGTAGATCTGGTATAGAAAAGCCGAGCTTTCAAAAAACTACAATAATCGCTAACGTTTGAAAAGATTCACAAATGTGTAAAGTGTACAGATTCAGATTGTTTAATGTGATCCGCGAAATCGCTGTTGAAAACTCCCAGATACAGATTACAGCAGCAATGGCATTGTAGGACAAGTAACTAGGAAGCTAGGAGTAGAAACAAGCCTTCGAATGGTCCTTTTATGTAAACGAATGGTcggcgagaaaaaaagagggaagcgaacaagaaaagaaaaaaataagtgtgaTTTTGCGTTGCGATTTGTTCCAATGTTTAAATACTGAGATCTTTGAGCAAACTCAAGGATATACATCACCTCTAATTTTTGGAGcataaattatttgaaatgtcTGTCCCGACAGACATGTCCAAAAAAGAGCTGCTCTAGACTGTTTGACTTATCGATCGAGTCGCATGGATAAGGCTTTATTTGCATTAGAGTTCGTCTCGACGATATTTTTCCAGAGAgcataaaattttatgaaaaagaaaaaaaagaaaaaaagtgcggtTGTTGAATCAAAGGCCAAGAACACAGAGCGAAGTTAAAGTTGGGATATAAATACGTAGGACTAGTGACGAAAATAAAGTGCAAAAAACTAAGGACTCTTCTATCGCCGCTTTTAGATCGTCTTCTATGTGGGTTCAGTCGAAGCCTCACCGAATGATTGACAATTTCTCACTCTGCAAAGAATGGCTTTCCTgctcttttgatttttctttaattattttttaattccaaTATTTTCTAATCTTTGAAACGGAGTGTTGAAGCGGACGAAATGAACATTTTAGATGTCTTCAGTTTCTTCCGATTAATCGAAGTCATAATGCTGCTGAAACAGCCTGTGAGGTCTGTTTTGTGCATGAGAAGCATCGAATAAAGCatggaagattttcaaaaaaacaagaaagatccggaaaaaaacatggagaCAAAGAggagacaagaaaaagaaaacacagaaaGCACCGATGCAAGGCACAGAAGCAACTATGAAACGATAGGAGAAATTTGTTGGaagcgaaaaagaaacaaggaagGTGTGGAGTGTATGCTGTATGCTTACTGTACACGCTATATACtgtatacatgtatatacaCTGCTGGTTGattttcagtagttttttgttctagaaaaaatattgaaaaaatgagtCTCCTCTCAACCCGGGGAAATGCGTCAACCGGTGTGTAATCAGCTCCCAAGGTCGAAATACCAAAATTTGAACCGCGAACAGAAGCGGCgagcaaatgcaaaaaaaaaaccatttcgaAAACACACCACTTTGTTGTCTTGACAGTCTGTTAGTGGC is part of the Necator americanus strain Aroian chromosome V, whole genome shotgun sequence genome and encodes:
- a CDS encoding hypothetical protein (NECATOR_CHRV.G19414.T1), with the translated sequence MKLCIWSSAQYVEYWELFAEGCTATAGVYIEQLKNLEADLENARPQQHGVYFQLDNARTNIARPRLK